The following coding sequences are from one Bradyrhizobium sp. 200 window:
- the tgt gene encoding tRNA guanosine(34) transglycosylase Tgt codes for MSLPNHFELLATNGTARTGRLTTPHGVVHTPAFMPVGTAGAMKGMHWREVRDAGADIVLGNTYHLMLRPGAERIAALGGLQTFTGWNGPMLTDSGGFQVMSLSDLRKVSEKAVTFRSHIDGAKVELSPERSIEVQRLLGADIAMQMDECVRLPAERADIERAMLLSLRWAERSKRAFETAPDGYMLFGIVQGGDIPEMRHISARGLVEIGFHGYAIGGLAVGEPQAVMLSMIEETAPALPVDRPRYLMGVGTPEDLMEAVARGIDMFDCVLPTRNGRHGMAFTRFGQINLRNARHADDPRPLDEESKWPSARDYSRAYLHHLVRSGETLGAMLLSEINVAYYQHLMRGMREAIASGTFETFQKQTRAGWARGDIDPR; via the coding sequence ATGAGTCTTCCCAATCATTTCGAATTGCTCGCCACCAATGGTACAGCCCGCACCGGCCGCCTGACCACGCCGCATGGCGTTGTGCACACGCCGGCCTTCATGCCGGTCGGCACGGCCGGCGCCATGAAGGGCATGCACTGGCGCGAGGTGCGAGACGCCGGCGCCGATATCGTGCTCGGCAACACCTATCATCTGATGCTGCGGCCGGGCGCCGAGCGGATCGCCGCGCTCGGGGGCTTGCAAACCTTCACGGGGTGGAACGGGCCGATGCTGACGGATTCCGGCGGCTTCCAGGTGATGTCGCTCTCTGACTTGCGCAAGGTGAGCGAGAAGGCCGTGACCTTTCGCTCCCATATCGACGGCGCCAAGGTCGAGCTGTCGCCGGAGCGTTCGATCGAGGTGCAGCGGCTGCTCGGCGCCGACATCGCGATGCAGATGGACGAGTGCGTGCGGCTGCCTGCGGAGCGCGCCGACATCGAACGCGCGATGCTTCTGTCGCTACGCTGGGCGGAGCGCAGCAAGCGGGCGTTCGAGACCGCGCCGGATGGTTACATGCTGTTCGGCATCGTGCAGGGCGGCGACATTCCCGAGATGCGCCACATCAGTGCGCGCGGCCTGGTCGAGATCGGCTTCCACGGTTACGCGATCGGCGGGCTTGCGGTCGGCGAGCCGCAGGCGGTGATGCTTTCGATGATCGAGGAAACCGCGCCGGCGCTGCCTGTCGATCGCCCGCGCTACCTGATGGGCGTCGGCACGCCCGAGGATCTGATGGAGGCGGTGGCGCGCGGCATCGACATGTTCGACTGCGTGCTGCCGACCCGCAACGGGCGGCACGGCATGGCGTTCACCCGCTTCGGCCAGATCAACCTCCGCAACGCCCGCCATGCCGATGATCCGCGGCCGCTTGATGAAGAAAGCAAGTGGCCCTCGGCGCGCGACTATTCCCGCGCCTATCTGCATCATCTGGTCAGGTCGGGAGAAACACTCGGCGCGATGCTGCTGTCGGAAATCAACGTGGCCTATTACCAGCATTTGATGCGGGGCATGCGCGAGGCGATCGCAAGCGGCACGTTCGAGACATTCCAAAAACAAACGCGCGCCGGGTGGGCGCGCGGTGATATTGATCCACGATAG
- the cysK gene encoding cysteine synthase A translates to MDASSVTSAAQRPGRGRVFDSIVDAIGDTPIVRLRKLPEAHGVSATILAKLEYFNPAASVKDRIGAAMVIAMEKAGVINADTVLIEPTSGNTGIALAFVAASRGYRLKLVMPESMSIERRKMLAFLGAEIILTPAAQGMKGSIATAEELVRTTPNAVMPQQFKNLANPEIHRRTTAEEIWNDTGGNIDYFVAGVGTGGTITGVGQVLKPRKPSLRIVAVEPEESPVLSGGQHTPHKIQGIGAGFVPDILDRSVIDEIVKVNGPTAIEMSRALARMEGIPGGISSGAAIAAALTIGKRPESAGKTILAIVPSFSERYLSTALFEGI, encoded by the coding sequence ATGGATGCGTCGTCAGTAACGAGTGCAGCGCAACGTCCGGGGCGGGGCCGGGTTTTCGACTCCATCGTCGATGCGATCGGCGACACGCCGATCGTCCGCTTGCGCAAATTGCCGGAGGCGCATGGTGTTAGCGCAACCATCCTCGCCAAGCTCGAATATTTCAATCCGGCCGCGAGCGTGAAAGACCGCATCGGCGCGGCGATGGTGATCGCGATGGAGAAAGCCGGCGTGATCAATGCCGACACTGTGCTGATCGAGCCGACGTCAGGCAATACCGGCATCGCGCTCGCGTTTGTCGCGGCCTCGCGCGGCTATCGGCTGAAACTGGTGATGCCGGAATCGATGTCGATCGAGCGGCGCAAGATGCTGGCCTTCCTCGGCGCCGAGATCATCCTGACGCCGGCCGCCCAAGGCATGAAGGGCTCGATCGCAACCGCCGAGGAGCTGGTGCGGACCACGCCCAACGCGGTAATGCCGCAACAGTTCAAGAACCTTGCCAATCCCGAAATCCACCGCCGCACCACGGCGGAAGAAATCTGGAACGACACCGGCGGCAATATCGATTACTTCGTCGCCGGCGTCGGCACCGGGGGCACGATCACCGGCGTCGGGCAGGTGCTCAAGCCACGCAAGCCCAGCTTGCGGATCGTAGCCGTCGAGCCGGAGGAAAGCCCGGTGCTGTCGGGCGGGCAGCATACGCCGCACAAGATTCAGGGCATCGGCGCCGGCTTCGTTCCGGACATCCTGGATCGTTCCGTCATCGACGAGATCGTCAAGGTCAACGGCCCCACGGCGATCGAAATGTCGCGCGCGCTGGCGCGCATGGAAGGCATTCCCGGCGGCATTTCCTCGGGCGCTGCGATCGCGGCGGCGCTGACGATCGGCAAGCGTCCCGAGAGCGCCGGCAAGACCATCCTCGCCATCGTGCCGTCGTTCTCCGAGCGCTATTTATCGACCGCACTGTTTGAAGGAATCTAG
- a CDS encoding BrnA antitoxin family protein: MADQPRRPRTLNDARTEAEAAFKRTTTKVAEAPPRQAAVPGVREQVTLRIDQDVLEWFQEGGPGWQDRINEALRKAAGK, from the coding sequence ATGGCAGATCAGCCGCGGCGACCGAGAACCTTGAACGATGCGCGCACCGAAGCCGAGGCAGCGTTCAAGAGGACCACGACCAAGGTGGCGGAGGCGCCACCCAGGCAAGCCGCCGTTCCCGGTGTCCGCGAGCAGGTCACCTTGCGCATCGATCAGGACGTGCTGGAATGGTTTCAGGAGGGCGGTCCCGGCTGGCAGGATCGTATCAACGAAGCGCTGCGTAAGGCCGCGGGCAAGTAG
- a CDS encoding caspase family protein, with protein MRYPTLILSVVCMVFTAGAASAEKRVAFVVGNGAYKNVAPLPNPSVDAKAMAATLRNVGFEVVEGSNLTRDKMTERLLDFGKKAQGADVALFFYAGHGIAISGTNYLLPIDADIKSEMDVKLGAAINIDLTLEQTMGDAKVKLVFLDACRDNPFAAKIKSNSATRSVNVQTGLAEMKSGEGTLIAFATGPGQTALDGQEGNNSPFTRALLANLTQPGVEIQQAMTKVRAQVNEETNKGQLPWGHTNLIGTVYLNGAPAPGAVAAATPAAGASKASDVELEFWRSIKDSNKPEELNAYLTNYPNGQFRSLALSRIASLEAGPKPDATRNLSTGIDPATFKDEANQTTEDQIGLDKGQRRDVQRRLTGLGFDIKATGQFDQSTRAVITRWQAARGYPKSGYLNKLQHKALLTEIVAAAPTASSDEERPKRRAPSSGQAQSQPQQAPPQRHYNNSGPDPAGAGRFIGGVVGGMLR; from the coding sequence ATGCGCTACCCAACCCTCATTTTGTCCGTCGTCTGCATGGTCTTTACGGCAGGCGCCGCCAGCGCCGAAAAGCGTGTTGCCTTCGTCGTCGGTAACGGCGCCTACAAGAACGTTGCCCCGCTGCCGAACCCGTCGGTCGATGCCAAGGCGATGGCCGCGACGCTCCGCAACGTCGGATTCGAAGTGGTCGAGGGCTCCAATCTCACGCGCGACAAGATGACCGAGCGGCTGCTCGACTTCGGCAAGAAGGCGCAAGGCGCCGACGTCGCGCTGTTCTTCTACGCCGGTCACGGCATCGCTATCAGTGGCACCAACTATCTGTTGCCGATCGACGCCGACATCAAATCCGAAATGGACGTCAAGCTGGGCGCCGCGATCAATATCGACCTCACGCTCGAGCAGACCATGGGCGACGCCAAGGTCAAGCTGGTGTTCCTCGATGCCTGCCGCGACAACCCGTTTGCGGCCAAGATCAAGTCGAACTCCGCGACCCGCAGCGTCAACGTGCAGACGGGTCTGGCCGAAATGAAGTCCGGCGAAGGCACGCTGATCGCATTCGCGACCGGCCCGGGCCAGACCGCGCTCGACGGCCAGGAAGGCAACAACAGCCCGTTCACGCGCGCCCTTCTCGCCAACCTCACCCAGCCCGGCGTCGAGATACAGCAGGCGATGACCAAGGTCCGCGCCCAGGTCAATGAGGAGACCAACAAGGGACAATTGCCCTGGGGTCACACCAACCTGATCGGCACGGTCTACCTGAACGGCGCGCCAGCGCCGGGCGCCGTGGCGGCTGCAACGCCGGCGGCGGGCGCTTCAAAGGCGTCGGACGTGGAACTGGAGTTCTGGCGCTCGATCAAGGATTCCAACAAGCCGGAAGAACTCAACGCCTATCTGACCAACTATCCCAACGGTCAGTTCCGCTCGCTGGCCTTGTCACGCATTGCCTCGCTGGAGGCCGGTCCCAAACCCGATGCCACCCGCAACCTGAGCACCGGTATCGATCCCGCGACCTTCAAGGACGAAGCGAACCAAACCACCGAGGATCAGATCGGCCTCGACAAGGGCCAGCGCCGCGACGTGCAGCGCCGTCTGACCGGCCTCGGCTTCGATATCAAGGCCACCGGCCAGTTCGACCAATCGACCCGCGCCGTGATCACGCGCTGGCAGGCCGCACGCGGCTATCCCAAGAGTGGCTACCTCAACAAGCTGCAGCACAAGGCGTTGCTGACCGAGATCGTCGCAGCCGCGCCGACCGCGAGTTCCGACGAGGAGCGGCCCAAGCGCCGCGCCCCGAGCAGCGGCCAGGCGCAATCACAGCCCCAGCAGGCGCCGCCGCAGCGCCACTATAACAACAGCGGCCCCGACCCGGCCGGCGCCGGACGCTTCATCGGCGGTGTCGTCGGTGGCATGCTGCGCTAA
- a CDS encoding DMT family transporter, with protein MDRTQSKILAALWMAGWLSLTVIVAVAGREAAREINLFQLMEMRSILGFLMLYPLIHASGGFGAMRTARLPQHIARNLIHYGAQFGWFLALTLIPIGQVVAIEFTMPIWTAILAATFLGERMTIWKIAAIVLGIVGVVVIVRPTTSEVNPGQLVALAAAVGFGVSVAMVKSLTRTEQTLAILFWMLVVQSVAGLLPALYVWTWPPAHIWGWVVVIAFCGTVSHYCMARAMLHADATVVIPMDFLRVPLSAAAGWLIYSERLDLFTALGAALILTGNLLNLKPNPSTKASARS; from the coding sequence ATGGACCGCACACAATCCAAAATCCTGGCCGCGCTGTGGATGGCCGGCTGGCTCAGCCTGACGGTGATCGTAGCGGTCGCCGGACGCGAGGCGGCGCGCGAGATCAACCTGTTCCAGCTCATGGAGATGCGTTCGATCCTCGGCTTCCTGATGCTGTACCCGCTGATCCACGCGAGCGGAGGATTTGGCGCGATGCGGACCGCGCGGCTGCCGCAGCATATTGCGCGCAACCTCATTCACTACGGCGCGCAGTTCGGCTGGTTCCTTGCGCTCACCCTGATCCCGATCGGCCAGGTGGTGGCGATCGAATTCACCATGCCGATCTGGACCGCGATCCTGGCCGCGACCTTTCTCGGCGAGCGCATGACAATCTGGAAGATCGCGGCGATCGTGCTCGGTATCGTCGGCGTCGTCGTGATCGTTCGCCCCACGACCAGCGAGGTCAATCCGGGCCAGTTGGTCGCATTGGCGGCGGCAGTCGGGTTCGGCGTGTCGGTCGCGATGGTCAAGTCGCTCACCCGGACCGAGCAGACGCTCGCGATCCTGTTCTGGATGCTGGTGGTGCAATCGGTGGCAGGTCTCCTTCCCGCACTCTACGTCTGGACGTGGCCGCCAGCGCATATCTGGGGCTGGGTCGTGGTGATCGCGTTCTGCGGCACAGTCTCCCATTACTGCATGGCGCGCGCGATGCTGCATGCGGATGCCACCGTGGTGATCCCGATGGATTTTCTGCGGGTTCCGTTGAGCGCCGCCGCCGGCTGGCTGATCTATTCGGAACGGCTGGATCTGTTCACCGCGCTCGGCGCCGCGCTCATTCTCACCGGCAATCTGTTGAACCTGAAACCGAATCCTTCGACTAAGGCATCCGCCCGAAGCTGA
- a CDS encoding RidA family protein: MRILQPAEWSKPRGFSHGVEVDGPGKWIVLAGQTGGDEKGDYAPDMAAQVGTALKRIVKLLGEAGAGPEHIVRLTWYLTSRSEYEAAGPGTGAAWKETLGRNFPPSTLLYIDGLVDVRAKVEIEVTAYVPKV, encoded by the coding sequence ATGCGCATCTTGCAACCGGCCGAATGGTCGAAACCCCGCGGCTTCTCGCACGGTGTCGAGGTCGACGGTCCTGGCAAATGGATCGTGCTGGCCGGCCAGACCGGCGGCGACGAAAAGGGCGATTATGCCCCCGACATGGCCGCCCAGGTCGGCACGGCGCTGAAGCGCATCGTCAAGCTGCTTGGGGAAGCCGGCGCGGGACCGGAGCACATCGTCCGCCTGACCTGGTACCTGACCAGCCGCAGCGAATACGAAGCCGCAGGTCCCGGCACCGGTGCAGCCTGGAAGGAAACGCTCGGGCGCAACTTCCCGCCATCGACGTTGCTCTACATCGACGGGCTGGTCGACGTCAGGGCCAAGGTCGAAATCGAAGTCACCGCCTACGTGCCCAAGGTTTAG
- a CDS encoding formyltransferase family protein, which translates to MRITLVGSRHFGVTTFNTLRQHGVEIVRVVVHDGEDRLAATARAARIEVVVQADPKFVIASEIAPATDLIVTAHSHARVTREALAAAKLGGIGYHPSLLPRHRGIAAVEWTIKEGDPIAGGTVYHLADRMDAGAIAAQEWVFVKKGETARELWERALAPLGQKLLADVIFHARTHNNLPATPQDEEFATKAPSLSDAKH; encoded by the coding sequence ATGCGGATCACCCTGGTCGGTTCCCGCCATTTCGGCGTAACGACATTCAACACGCTGCGCCAACACGGGGTCGAAATCGTCCGCGTTGTCGTTCACGATGGCGAAGATCGGCTTGCCGCCACCGCGCGGGCCGCCAGGATCGAGGTCGTCGTGCAGGCCGATCCGAAATTCGTCATCGCGTCTGAAATCGCGCCCGCGACCGACCTGATCGTGACCGCCCATAGCCATGCCCGCGTCACCCGGGAGGCGCTGGCCGCCGCCAAGCTCGGCGGCATCGGCTATCACCCTTCGCTCCTGCCCCGGCATCGCGGCATCGCTGCGGTCGAATGGACCATCAAGGAAGGCGATCCGATCGCCGGCGGCACCGTCTACCACCTCGCCGACCGCATGGATGCCGGCGCCATCGCCGCGCAGGAGTGGGTATTCGTCAAGAAAGGTGAGACTGCACGCGAGCTCTGGGAGCGCGCGCTGGCCCCGCTCGGCCAGAAATTGCTCGCTGACGTCATCTTTCACGCCAGGACCCACAACAACCTTCCTGCGACGCCGCAGGACGAGGAGTTCGCCACCAAAGCGCCGAGCTTGTCGGACGCAAAGCATTGA
- a CDS encoding DUF5413 family protein, with the protein MKRFLIFAAVAPPLGFIVAFWVMLQIANWFAGGPTTFDVAQIMMLPTIYLVGVIPALLAGWFDHALAKRNVSYRIALTALFGYAISYLPLAAAFWIGFGHGPYVLLLGLIGAVPSAVCSWLATERQASDLVPSP; encoded by the coding sequence ATGAAACGCTTTCTGATCTTCGCCGCCGTCGCGCCGCCGCTCGGCTTCATCGTCGCATTCTGGGTGATGCTGCAGATTGCCAACTGGTTTGCGGGCGGCCCGACCACGTTCGATGTCGCCCAAATCATGATGCTGCCGACGATATATCTGGTCGGGGTGATCCCGGCGCTATTGGCTGGGTGGTTCGACCATGCGCTGGCAAAGCGTAACGTCTCGTACCGCATCGCGCTCACGGCGCTGTTCGGCTACGCGATCAGCTACCTGCCGCTCGCGGCAGCGTTCTGGATCGGCTTCGGCCACGGGCCGTATGTCCTGCTGCTCGGCCTCATCGGCGCCGTGCCGTCGGCGGTATGCTCGTGGCTGGCGACGGAGCGGCAAGCATCCGACCTTGTTCCGTCACCATGA
- a CDS encoding PAS domain S-box protein, whose amino-acid sequence MNIQQRTAKTLSPPGRSATPDVAPAPREEWLRAREDRLAVTYEHVGVGIVEVDQAGRMLRVNQKVCELMGHEAADLLGRSIFDETLPQDVAQDLGQFTRQVAGEIDRYTIEKRLARKDGSYFWAEVTSSSVRDASGNFLYAVRVQHDISSRKEAEQARCAAEERAQQLVSIVESSDDAIISKDLDGIIRTWNPGAERLFGHTAGEAIGKPVTILFPPGREDEEPGILARIRRGERIDHYETVRRRKDGSLLDISLTVSPVRNGEGRIVGASKIARDITDRKEAERKLRESEQRLTELFAAIPAAIYTTDAQGKITYFNQAAVEFSGRTPALGSDEWCVTWKLFNPDGTLLPHDQCPMAIALKEGRAVRGAEAIAERPDGTRVPFIPFPTPLRDSSGRITGAINMLVDISERRQAETQQRLLLDELNHRTKNNMQMLQSLLFSAARTAHSEEARKVLNEASARIAAMAAAQRVLYGRSDATRFAAEEFLPVVCQTIRQLLPEARIECGAAHGVLSNDVAMPLALILNELLTNAVKHGIKDHASQGVRVSLTDQGGRLALCVEDDGEGFDLEQVRKTASGLQLVLGLARQLRGTLCVTQNPSRASLDFPAVKI is encoded by the coding sequence ATGAACATCCAGCAGCGGACGGCCAAAACTCTCTCCCCGCCAGGCCGGTCCGCCACCCCCGATGTCGCTCCAGCGCCTCGCGAAGAATGGCTGCGGGCGCGCGAAGACAGGCTCGCCGTCACCTACGAACATGTCGGCGTGGGCATCGTCGAGGTCGACCAGGCGGGGCGGATGCTGCGCGTCAACCAGAAGGTCTGCGAACTGATGGGACACGAAGCGGCCGACCTGCTCGGCCGCTCGATCTTTGACGAGACCTTGCCGCAGGACGTCGCGCAGGATCTCGGGCAGTTCACGCGACAGGTCGCGGGCGAAATCGATCGCTACACCATTGAAAAGCGTCTCGCCCGCAAGGACGGTTCGTACTTCTGGGCGGAGGTTACGTCCTCGAGCGTTCGCGATGCGTCGGGAAATTTCCTGTACGCGGTGCGCGTTCAGCATGACATCAGCTCCCGCAAGGAGGCCGAACAAGCGCGATGCGCCGCCGAAGAGCGGGCGCAGCAGCTCGTGTCCATCGTGGAATCCTCCGATGATGCGATCATCAGCAAGGATCTGGACGGGATCATCCGGACCTGGAATCCGGGCGCCGAGCGACTGTTCGGCCATACCGCCGGCGAGGCCATCGGCAAGCCCGTGACAATTCTTTTTCCGCCGGGACGCGAAGACGAGGAGCCCGGGATCCTTGCGCGCATACGGCGCGGCGAGCGCATCGACCATTATGAAACCGTTCGCCGGCGGAAGGACGGCAGCTTGTTGGACATTTCGCTGACCGTCTCGCCCGTGCGCAACGGCGAGGGGCGCATCGTCGGCGCATCGAAGATCGCCCGCGACATCACCGATCGCAAGGAAGCCGAGCGCAAGCTCCGGGAGAGCGAGCAGCGTCTCACGGAATTGTTCGCGGCGATTCCGGCCGCGATTTACACGACCGACGCGCAGGGGAAAATTACGTATTTCAACCAGGCGGCGGTCGAATTCTCTGGCCGGACGCCGGCGCTCGGCAGCGACGAATGGTGTGTCACGTGGAAACTGTTCAATCCGGACGGCACGCTGCTTCCGCACGACCAGTGCCCGATGGCGATTGCGCTGAAAGAAGGCCGCGCCGTCCGCGGAGCCGAAGCGATCGCGGAGCGGCCGGACGGGACGCGGGTGCCCTTCATTCCGTTCCCGACGCCGCTGCGGGACTCTTCCGGCAGGATCACCGGCGCCATCAACATGCTGGTGGATATCAGCGAGCGGCGGCAGGCGGAAACCCAGCAGCGGCTTCTGCTCGATGAACTCAATCATCGTACCAAGAACAATATGCAGATGCTGCAGTCGCTGCTGTTCTCCGCCGCAAGGACAGCTCACAGCGAGGAGGCGCGGAAGGTCCTCAACGAAGCCAGCGCGCGGATCGCGGCGATGGCGGCGGCGCAGCGCGTGCTGTACGGCCGAAGTGACGCAACCCGCTTTGCGGCGGAAGAGTTTTTGCCGGTGGTCTGCCAGACCATCCGGCAATTGCTGCCGGAGGCGCGAATTGAATGCGGCGCTGCGCACGGCGTGCTTTCCAACGACGTGGCGATGCCGCTCGCGCTGATATTGAACGAGCTTCTGACAAACGCCGTGAAGCACGGCATCAAGGATCATGCGAGTCAGGGCGTCCGGGTGAGCCTGACCGATCAGGGCGGACGGCTGGCGCTCTGCGTCGAGGACGACGGGGAGGGGTTTGACCTGGAACAGGTGCGCAAGACCGCGTCCGGACTGCAGCTCGTACTCGGCCTCGCGCGCCAACTGCGCGGAACGCTTTGCGTCACGCAAAATCCCTCGCGGGCGAGCCTCGATTTTCCCGCCGTGAAAATCTAG
- a CDS encoding response regulator has translation MTPEQRAGYFALPSEPDRDPPPLAEEARRMEMEGKQGPPRVLVVEDDFLIAMQTEVALTAAGFEVVGPATTAEEAVALARETQPTLAVMDIRLASSRDGIDAARQLYQDFAIRCIFATAHDDAHTRGRAEPYAPLGWLPKPYTMASLVAVVADAFALLRRP, from the coding sequence ATGACGCCTGAGCAGCGCGCGGGGTATTTTGCGTTGCCGTCCGAGCCGGACCGTGACCCGCCGCCGCTTGCCGAAGAGGCCCGACGGATGGAGATGGAAGGCAAGCAGGGCCCGCCGCGCGTTCTCGTCGTCGAGGATGATTTTCTGATCGCCATGCAAACCGAAGTCGCGCTGACGGCAGCCGGCTTTGAGGTTGTCGGCCCGGCCACGACCGCCGAGGAAGCCGTCGCGCTGGCCCGCGAGACGCAACCGACGCTCGCCGTGATGGACATTCGTCTCGCCAGCAGCCGCGACGGCATCGATGCCGCACGGCAACTGTATCAGGACTTCGCCATTCGCTGCATCTTTGCGACAGCGCATGACGATGCGCATACACGCGGGCGCGCCGAGCCCTACGCCCCGCTCGGATGGCTGCCGAAGCCGTACACGATGGCTTCCCTCGTCGCGGTGGTTGCCGACGCTTTTGCGCTATTGCGTCGGCCGTAG
- a CDS encoding cold-shock protein, giving the protein MAIGTVKWFNATKGYGFIQPDTGGKDVFVHISAVERAGLSSLNEGAKVSYEVVANRGKEAAENLRVG; this is encoded by the coding sequence GTGGCGATAGGTACAGTGAAGTGGTTCAACGCGACAAAGGGTTATGGATTTATTCAGCCCGACACTGGCGGCAAAGACGTGTTCGTTCATATCTCGGCCGTCGAGAGAGCAGGTCTGAGCAGTCTGAATGAAGGTGCGAAGGTGAGCTACGAAGTCGTGGCCAACCGCGGGAAAGAAGCCGCCGAAAATCTCAGGGTAGGTTGA
- a CDS encoding FxDxF family PEP-CTERM protein — protein MKRFLLAIAATLTIIAPASAATCTSTSNIGMISTPGFGVFGNSFGSVQHFSDCFTFTLNGPGSAAGLSWELDLSWARDIDLTSVSLSGGSLPSTIVDASPGSFSFGNLIAGGYQLVITGDVTGRNGGFLGGGLAGYGGLFTTTTVQAAPVPGPIVGAGLPGLVMALGGLIAWRRRRMAAA, from the coding sequence ATGAAGCGCTTTTTGCTCGCCATCGCAGCGACGCTAACGATCATCGCCCCTGCCAGCGCTGCAACATGCACGAGCACTTCGAATATTGGCATGATCTCGACACCCGGCTTTGGCGTATTTGGCAACAGCTTTGGCTCGGTCCAGCATTTCAGCGACTGTTTCACTTTCACGCTAAATGGTCCGGGCTCGGCCGCCGGCCTCTCATGGGAACTAGATTTGTCGTGGGCCCGCGACATCGATCTCACCTCCGTTAGCCTCTCTGGTGGATCCCTGCCATCTACGATCGTAGATGCATCACCCGGTTCTTTCAGCTTTGGAAACTTGATCGCCGGCGGCTACCAATTGGTCATCACAGGAGATGTCACCGGACGAAACGGCGGCTTTCTGGGCGGCGGTCTCGCCGGCTATGGGGGATTGTTCACGACAACGACAGTGCAGGCCGCACCTGTCCCCGGCCCCATTGTCGGCGCAGGGCTTCCAGGTCTTGTGATGGCGTTGGGCGGACTGATTGCTTGGCGGCGCCGACGGATGGCAGCGGCGTAG
- a CDS encoding DUF3096 domain-containing protein has product MHLDAAHPLVPIASLAAGVFLLIAPRIVSVAVAIYLIIVGLLGLNGIYHIFK; this is encoded by the coding sequence ATGCATCTGGATGCTGCCCACCCCCTGGTGCCGATTGCCAGCCTGGCCGCGGGAGTGTTTCTGCTGATCGCGCCTCGCATCGTGAGCGTAGCGGTGGCGATCTATCTGATCATCGTGGGCCTGCTCGGCCTCAACGGGATCTATCACATCTTCAAATAG